In Acidimicrobiia bacterium, the following proteins share a genomic window:
- the hisI gene encoding phosphoribosyl-AMP cyclohydrolase, producing the protein MPAAPVTTPVPFSEAELDAVKFDHSGLVAAIVQEASTGAVLMFAWMNRESLRKTLETGRTWFWSRSRQEFWCKGETSGDRQYVRRAAYDCDMDALLFVVEQEGAGACHTGSRSCFFREFGGGATPGAV; encoded by the coding sequence ATGCCCGCGGCCCCCGTGACGACGCCCGTTCCGTTCAGCGAAGCCGAGTTGGACGCCGTGAAGTTCGACCATTCCGGTCTCGTCGCCGCGATCGTGCAGGAAGCGTCGACGGGCGCGGTGCTGATGTTCGCGTGGATGAACCGCGAGTCGTTGCGCAAGACGCTCGAGACCGGCCGCACGTGGTTCTGGAGCCGCAGTCGCCAAGAGTTCTGGTGCAAGGGCGAGACGTCGGGCGACCGGCAGTACGTGCGCCGCGCCGCGTACGACTGCGACATGGACGCGCTGCTGTTCGTCGTCGAGCAGGAAGGCGCGGGCGCCTGTCACACGGGTTCGCGGTCGTGCTTCTT
- a CDS encoding S9 family peptidase → MPDPTAPVAPRIPNVLRAHGDERIDDWFWLRERANPDVRAYLEAENAYTDAVMRPTAALQDRIYGEIASRVQQTDSSAPVPHGPFEYYHRTVEGSQYAIHCRRPRGGGDEQVVLDVNALAVGHTFMEVGDLELDPTHAIAAYTVDTNGGERYELRFRAMATGRDLDDVVPDVYYGLAWADDSRTIFYVRPDTAMRPYTVWRHTLGSDPSEDTLVFRDDDERFDVYLGRARSGRYVLIHSVSRTTAEAWFVPTAAPETAARVVAPRRDGVEYFVEHWGNEVDDRFYIVTNADGAQNFKVVAASSADPDLASWTEVVPHRPHVRIERVAAFAEHLVISERADGGQRLRVRRLTDGAEHTVEVPEEAASVWLGPNPEFDTTTIRYGFASLVTPTTDFDYDLETRARTLVKQMPVPGDFDASQYVSRRLWAKASDGTEIPMSIAHRRDLELDGNVPVLLYGYGAYEASIDPDFRVTRLPLLDRGIVFAIAHVRGGGEMGRDWYDHGKLEQKPNTFTDFIACAEFLVETNVTAPKRIVARGRSAGGLLMGAITNLRPDLFEGVVAEVPFVDVVTTMQDASIPLTVPEWEEWGNPQNVAHYEVMKSYSPYDNVAAKPYPQLLVTAGFNDPRVQYWEPAKWVAKLRVTVSSPRILLRTDLGSGHGGPSGRYDAWHEEAFTLAFVLTTLGIDA, encoded by the coding sequence ATGCCGGACCCCACCGCTCCCGTCGCCCCGCGCATCCCGAACGTCCTCCGAGCCCACGGAGACGAACGCATCGACGACTGGTTCTGGCTGCGCGAGCGCGCCAACCCCGACGTGCGCGCGTACCTCGAAGCCGAGAACGCCTACACCGACGCAGTGATGCGTCCGACGGCGGCGCTGCAGGATCGCATCTACGGCGAGATCGCGTCACGCGTGCAGCAGACCGACTCGTCGGCTCCGGTTCCGCACGGACCGTTCGAGTACTACCACCGCACCGTCGAGGGCAGTCAGTACGCGATCCACTGCCGCCGGCCACGCGGTGGCGGCGACGAGCAGGTCGTGCTCGACGTGAACGCGCTCGCCGTCGGCCACACCTTCATGGAGGTCGGCGATCTCGAGCTCGACCCGACGCACGCGATCGCCGCGTACACCGTCGACACGAACGGTGGCGAGCGCTACGAGTTGCGTTTCCGCGCCATGGCGACGGGTCGCGACCTCGACGACGTCGTGCCCGACGTGTACTACGGCCTCGCATGGGCCGACGACAGCCGCACGATCTTCTACGTGCGGCCCGACACCGCGATGCGTCCGTACACCGTCTGGCGGCACACACTCGGCAGCGACCCGTCAGAAGACACGCTCGTGTTCCGCGACGACGACGAGCGCTTCGACGTCTACCTCGGCCGGGCGCGCAGCGGGCGCTACGTGTTGATCCACTCGGTCTCGCGCACGACGGCCGAGGCGTGGTTCGTGCCGACGGCCGCACCCGAGACCGCGGCGCGTGTCGTCGCTCCCAGACGCGACGGAGTCGAGTACTTCGTCGAGCACTGGGGCAACGAGGTCGACGATCGCTTCTATATCGTCACCAACGCCGACGGCGCGCAGAACTTCAAGGTCGTCGCCGCGTCGTCCGCCGATCCCGACCTTGCGAGCTGGACCGAGGTCGTCCCCCACCGTCCGCACGTGCGCATCGAGCGCGTCGCCGCGTTCGCGGAGCACCTCGTGATCTCCGAGCGCGCCGACGGTGGGCAGCGGCTCCGCGTGCGCCGACTCACCGACGGCGCCGAGCACACGGTCGAGGTGCCCGAGGAGGCGGCGAGTGTGTGGCTCGGGCCGAACCCCGAGTTCGACACGACGACGATCCGCTACGGGTTCGCGTCGCTCGTCACCCCGACCACCGACTTCGACTACGACCTCGAGACGCGCGCGCGCACGCTCGTGAAGCAGATGCCCGTGCCGGGAGACTTCGACGCGTCGCAATACGTGTCGCGCCGGCTGTGGGCCAAGGCGAGCGACGGCACCGAGATCCCGATGTCGATCGCGCACCGGCGCGACCTCGAGCTCGACGGCAACGTGCCCGTGCTGCTCTACGGCTACGGCGCGTACGAAGCGTCGATCGATCCCGACTTCCGCGTCACCCGGCTTCCGTTGCTCGATCGCGGGATCGTGTTCGCGATCGCGCACGTGCGGGGCGGCGGTGAGATGGGTCGCGACTGGTACGACCACGGCAAGCTCGAGCAGAAGCCGAACACGTTCACCGACTTCATCGCGTGCGCGGAGTTCCTCGTCGAGACGAACGTCACCGCGCCCAAGCGGATCGTCGCGCGCGGTCGCTCCGCGGGTGGCCTGCTCATGGGCGCGATCACCAACCTGCGACCCGATCTGTTCGAGGGCGTCGTCGCCGAGGTGCCGTTCGTCGACGTCGTCACGACGATGCAGGACGCGTCGATCCCGCTCACGGTTCCGGAGTGGGAGGAGTGGGGCAACCCGCAGAACGTCGCGCACTACGAGGTGATGAAGTCGTACTCGCCGTACGACAACGTCGCCGCGAAGCCGTATCCGCAACTGCTCGTGACCGCGGGCTTCAACGACCCGCGCGTGCAGTACTGGGAACCCGCGAAGTGGGTCGCCAAGCTGCGCGTGACGGTGTCGAGCCCACGCATCCTGCTGCGCACCGACCTCGGCTCGGGCCACGGCGGACCGTCGGGTCGCTACGACGCGTGGCACGAAGAGGCGTTCACGCTCGCGTTCGTGCTCACGACGCTCGGCATCGACGCGTAG
- the hisF gene encoding imidazole glycerol phosphate synthase subunit HisF: MLATRVIPCLDVDAGRVVKGVQFVEIRDAGDPVELAARYDAEGADELVFLDITASSDARDTMVHVVERVADQVFIPFTVGGGIRTVDDVRAMLRAGADKVSLNTAAVADPELVRRSSDEFGAQCIVVAIDARRRASEGGWDVVTHGGRTPTGRDVVEWAREVCALGAGEILLTSMDRDGTQAGYDLELLRAVGAAVPVPVIASGGVGTLEHMYTAVAEGGADAVLAASIFHFGTYRIREAKQYLTDRGVTVRP; this comes from the coding sequence GTGCTCGCAACCCGCGTGATCCCGTGCCTCGACGTCGACGCGGGGCGCGTCGTCAAGGGGGTGCAGTTCGTCGAGATCCGCGACGCCGGTGATCCGGTCGAGCTCGCGGCGCGCTACGACGCGGAAGGCGCCGACGAGCTCGTGTTCCTCGACATCACCGCGTCCTCCGACGCGCGCGACACGATGGTCCACGTCGTGGAGCGTGTCGCCGACCAGGTGTTCATCCCGTTCACCGTCGGCGGCGGCATCCGTACCGTCGACGACGTGCGCGCCATGCTGCGCGCGGGGGCCGACAAGGTGTCGCTGAACACCGCCGCGGTCGCGGATCCCGAGTTGGTCCGGCGTTCGTCCGACGAGTTCGGCGCGCAGTGCATCGTGGTGGCGATCGACGCGCGCCGGCGCGCGAGCGAAGGCGGCTGGGACGTCGTGACGCACGGAGGACGCACGCCGACCGGACGCGACGTCGTCGAGTGGGCGCGCGAAGTGTGCGCGCTCGGCGCGGGCGAGATCCTGTTGACGTCGATGGATCGCGACGGAACGCAGGCGGGCTACGACCTCGAGCTGTTGCGCGCGGTCGGCGCCGCGGTGCCCGTGCCCGTGATCGCGAGTGGGGGAGTCGGCACGCTCGAGCACATGTACACCGCGGTCGCCGAGGGTGGTGCGGACGCGGTGCTCGCGGCGTCGATCTTCCACTTCGGCACGTATCGCATTCGCGAGGCGAAGCAATACCTCACCGATCGCGGGGTGACGGTCCGGCCGTGA
- the hisA gene encoding 1-(5-phosphoribosyl)-5-[(5-phosphoribosylamino)methylideneamino]imidazole-4-carboxamide isomerase — protein sequence MDLFPAIDLLDGRCVRLEQGDYARETVYDENPVTVARRYEDAGARWIHVVDLEAARTGVAANLAVIEAICAAVSCKVQTGGGVRSVAAAGDRLAAGAARVVVGTAAVEHPDVVTELTTLHPGRVAVGIDARGREVAIRGWQQGTGVDLLETAARFADAGVSAVVVTEISRDGMFTGPDLDAYTALLGVLGATPLVASGGVGTVDDLVALRSLEVEGRSLAGAIVGRALYEGRVDIEEAIAACSQPA from the coding sequence ATGGACCTGTTCCCGGCGATCGATCTGCTCGACGGACGCTGTGTCCGGCTCGAGCAGGGTGACTACGCGCGCGAGACCGTCTACGACGAGAACCCGGTCACGGTCGCGCGTCGCTACGAGGACGCGGGTGCGCGTTGGATCCACGTCGTCGACCTCGAGGCCGCGCGCACCGGCGTCGCCGCGAACCTCGCCGTCATCGAGGCGATCTGCGCAGCGGTCTCGTGCAAGGTGCAGACCGGGGGCGGTGTGCGCAGCGTCGCCGCGGCCGGCGACCGGCTCGCGGCCGGCGCGGCGCGCGTCGTCGTCGGCACCGCGGCCGTCGAGCATCCCGACGTCGTCACCGAGCTCACGACGCTCCATCCCGGCCGGGTCGCGGTCGGGATCGACGCACGCGGGCGCGAGGTCGCGATCCGCGGCTGGCAGCAGGGGACGGGTGTCGACCTGTTGGAGACGGCTGCACGCTTCGCGGATGCCGGAGTGAGCGCGGTCGTCGTCACCGAGATCTCGCGCGACGGCATGTTCACCGGCCCCGACCTCGACGCGTACACGGCGCTGCTCGGCGTGCTCGGCGCCACGCCGTTGGTCGCGAGCGGAGGGGTCGGCACGGTCGACGACCTCGTCGCGCTGCGGTCGTTGGAGGTCGAAGGGCGTTCGCTCGCGGGCGCGATCGTCGGGCGCGCGCTCTACGAAGGACGCGTCGACATCGAGGAGGCGATCGCGGCGTGCTCGCAACCCGCGTGA
- the hisH gene encoding imidazole glycerol phosphate synthase subunit HisH: MSGVVAVLDYGIGNLRSAEKALAHLGAPVVLTRDAGLIRDASGVVLPGVGHFGACMRALHDAGLHDLAVEAAHSGRPFLGVCIGMQMLFEGSDEAPGVSGLAVLPGRVTRLPATVKLPQIGWNTIERVASSALVAGLTDPAWLYFVHSYAPETDDDIVAAWAQHGRRFVAAVERANVWATQFHPEKSGAAGLQLLGNFVARCRADEAVTR; this comes from the coding sequence TTGAGCGGTGTCGTCGCGGTCCTCGACTACGGGATCGGCAACCTGCGTTCGGCCGAGAAGGCCCTCGCGCACCTCGGCGCGCCCGTGGTGCTCACGCGCGACGCGGGGCTGATCCGCGACGCGTCCGGTGTCGTGCTGCCCGGCGTCGGCCACTTCGGTGCCTGCATGCGCGCACTGCACGACGCGGGACTGCACGACCTCGCGGTCGAGGCCGCGCACTCGGGGCGCCCGTTCCTCGGCGTGTGCATCGGCATGCAGATGCTGTTCGAGGGCAGCGACGAGGCGCCCGGCGTGTCGGGGCTGGCCGTGTTGCCCGGACGGGTCACGAGGCTGCCGGCGACCGTGAAGCTGCCGCAGATCGGTTGGAACACGATCGAGCGCGTGGCGAGCTCGGCGCTCGTCGCGGGGCTCACCGATCCCGCGTGGCTCTACTTCGTGCACTCGTACGCGCCCGAGACCGACGACGACATCGTTGCCGCGTGGGCGCAGCACGGACGGCGGTTCGTGGCCGCGGTCGAGCGCGCCAACGTGTGGGCGACGCAGTTCCACCCGGAGAAGAGCGGCGCCGCCGGCCTGCAATTGCTGGGCAACTTCGTCGCGCGCTGCCGTGCCGACGAGGCCGTGACCCGCTGA
- the hisB gene encoding imidazoleglycerol-phosphate dehydratase HisB: MTRASRQERTTAETSVAVDLVVDGDGRIEVETGIPFFDHMLSQLGKHGSFDLTVKAKGDLDVDLHHTVEDVGITLGTALREALGDKAGVRRFANALVPLDEALVQVALDLSGRPFLAYDVDPVAEWIGTFDPQLCEEFWKGFVDGARVTLHVRSVSGKNGHHVIEASFKGVARALRDAVRVEGSGIPSTKGML, encoded by the coding sequence GTGACTCGCGCATCCCGGCAGGAACGCACGACTGCGGAGACCAGCGTCGCGGTCGACCTCGTGGTCGACGGCGACGGCCGCATCGAGGTCGAGACCGGCATCCCGTTCTTCGACCACATGCTGAGTCAGCTCGGCAAGCACGGCAGCTTCGACCTCACCGTGAAGGCAAAGGGCGACCTCGACGTCGACCTGCACCACACCGTCGAGGACGTCGGCATCACGCTCGGCACCGCACTGCGCGAGGCGCTCGGTGACAAGGCGGGCGTGCGGCGTTTCGCCAATGCGCTCGTGCCCCTCGACGAGGCGCTCGTGCAGGTCGCGCTCGACCTGTCGGGGCGGCCCTTCCTCGCGTACGACGTCGACCCGGTCGCGGAGTGGATCGGCACGTTCGATCCGCAGCTCTGCGAGGAGTTCTGGAAGGGCTTCGTCGACGGCGCGCGCGTCACCCTGCACGTGCGCTCGGTGAGCGGGAAGAACGGGCATCACGTGATCGAGGCCTCTTTCAAGGGGGTCGCCCGCGCGCTGCGCGACGCGGTGCGCGTCGAAGGCTCCGGCATCCCTTCCACGAAAGGCATGCTCTGA
- the hisC gene encoding histidinol-phosphate transaminase: MNAPRPQPRDDLRALEGYHSAQVEVPVRLNTNESPFPPPAEFLQEWLAAMGDASYHRYPDREAGELRAGLAQLLGQPAARIFPANGSNEVLQTLLLTYAGPGRRALLFEPTYALHAHLARITATEVVEGERDDDLAIDVDAASELIARHRPAVTFVCSPNNPTGRVERREVVQGLLDQVAAVGGLLVVDEAYGEFSSWSALELVDDSVPLVVARTYSKVWSLAGVRLGFAVAPEWLVAELDKVVLPYHLSIPTQLAGTLALAHRDDMERRVATLVEERGRLDAALSELDGVSVFASGANFLLFRVHGDGAAVWKALVARGVLVRDFSRWPRLDECLRVTVGTPAENDAFLAALQSALQEVL, translated from the coding sequence GTGAACGCGCCGCGCCCGCAGCCGCGCGACGACCTCCGCGCGCTCGAGGGCTACCACTCGGCCCAGGTCGAGGTGCCGGTGCGGCTCAACACGAACGAGAGTCCCTTCCCGCCGCCCGCCGAGTTCCTGCAGGAATGGCTGGCCGCGATGGGCGACGCGTCGTACCACCGCTATCCGGATCGTGAAGCGGGCGAGTTGCGCGCCGGGCTCGCGCAGTTGCTCGGCCAGCCCGCGGCACGCATCTTTCCGGCCAACGGCAGCAACGAGGTCTTGCAGACGCTCCTGCTCACCTACGCGGGGCCGGGGCGGCGCGCGCTGCTCTTCGAGCCGACGTACGCGCTGCACGCACACCTCGCGCGCATCACCGCGACCGAGGTCGTCGAAGGCGAGCGCGACGACGACCTGGCCATCGACGTCGACGCCGCGTCGGAGCTGATCGCGCGCCACCGGCCCGCGGTGACGTTCGTCTGCAGCCCGAACAACCCGACGGGCAGGGTCGAGCGCCGCGAGGTCGTGCAAGGACTGCTCGATCAGGTCGCCGCCGTCGGCGGCCTGCTCGTCGTCGACGAGGCGTACGGCGAGTTCTCGTCGTGGAGCGCGCTCGAACTGGTCGACGACTCGGTGCCGCTCGTCGTGGCGCGCACGTACTCGAAGGTGTGGTCGCTCGCGGGGGTGCGGCTCGGCTTCGCGGTCGCGCCCGAATGGCTCGTCGCCGAGCTCGACAAGGTCGTGCTGCCGTACCACCTCTCGATCCCGACGCAGCTCGCCGGCACGCTCGCACTCGCGCACCGCGACGACATGGAACGGCGCGTCGCGACGCTCGTCGAGGAGCGCGGTCGCCTCGACGCCGCGCTGTCGGAGCTCGACGGCGTGAGCGTGTTCGCGTCGGGCGCGAACTTCCTGCTGTTCCGTGTGCACGGCGACGGCGCGGCGGTGTGGAAGGCGCTCGTCGCGCGTGGCGTCCTCGTGCGCGACTTCTCACGCTGGCCGCGGCTCGACGAGTGCCTGCGCGTCACCGTCGGCACTCCCGCCGAGAACGACGCGTTCCTCGCCGCGCTGCAGAGCGCCTTGCAGGAGGTTCTGTGA
- the hisD gene encoding histidinol dehydrogenase codes for MLTRLDLRGYEGDLAEAIPRPAGAEPDVVDAVREIITAVRERGDEALRELTQRFDGCVLVDDLRVPELEIERALDRIDPDLRAALEFAGDQILAYHESQRESDGKHERHGVHVRDVVVPVERAGLYVPGGRAAYPSTVLMTAIPARIAGVPEVVLCVPPDGDTGLPPDATLAAAALADVDEVYRIGGAQAIAAMAYGTESVAAVDVIVGPGNRYVTTAKREVQGVVGIDSLAAESELAVIGDGSTNPEWVAADLLAQAEHGPGGVAVVITWNEAFADAVDAALVRRLERTTRRAEAAATLFSGGRMILVDEATDAIAVANVIAPEHLQLMNADPEMLVPEVRNAGAVFCGPYAPAVIGDYVAGTNHVLPTNGTARFASALRVSSFQKHIHVVSLDRAALDRVGPYVTTLAASEGLDAHAQTIEVRRREDPS; via the coding sequence ATGCTGACGCGACTCGACCTCCGCGGCTACGAAGGCGACCTGGCCGAGGCGATTCCCCGCCCGGCGGGCGCGGAGCCGGATGTCGTCGACGCGGTGCGCGAGATCATCACCGCGGTCCGCGAGCGCGGCGACGAGGCGCTCCGCGAGCTGACGCAACGCTTCGACGGCTGCGTGCTCGTCGACGACCTGCGCGTCCCCGAGCTCGAGATCGAGCGCGCGCTCGACCGCATCGACCCGGACCTGCGCGCCGCGCTCGAGTTCGCGGGCGACCAGATCCTCGCCTACCACGAGTCGCAGCGCGAGAGCGACGGCAAGCACGAGCGCCACGGTGTGCACGTGCGCGATGTCGTCGTGCCCGTCGAGCGCGCGGGCTTGTACGTGCCCGGTGGTCGCGCGGCATACCCGTCGACCGTGCTGATGACCGCGATCCCCGCACGCATCGCGGGGGTGCCCGAGGTGGTGCTCTGCGTGCCGCCCGACGGCGACACCGGCCTGCCGCCCGACGCGACGCTCGCGGCGGCCGCGCTCGCCGATGTCGACGAGGTGTACCGGATCGGCGGCGCGCAGGCGATCGCGGCGATGGCCTATGGGACCGAATCGGTCGCCGCGGTCGACGTGATCGTCGGGCCCGGCAACCGTTACGTCACCACCGCGAAGCGCGAGGTGCAGGGCGTCGTCGGGATCGATTCGCTCGCGGCGGAGTCCGAGCTCGCGGTGATCGGCGACGGCTCGACGAATCCCGAGTGGGTCGCGGCCGACCTGCTCGCGCAGGCCGAGCACGGTCCGGGGGGCGTCGCGGTCGTCATCACCTGGAACGAGGCGTTCGCCGACGCGGTCGACGCCGCGCTGGTGCGCCGGCTCGAGCGGACGACCCGCCGGGCCGAGGCCGCGGCGACCTTGTTCTCGGGCGGACGGATGATCCTCGTCGACGAGGCGACCGACGCGATCGCGGTCGCGAACGTGATCGCACCCGAGCACCTCCAGCTGATGAACGCGGATCCCGAGATGCTCGTGCCCGAGGTGCGCAACGCCGGTGCGGTCTTCTGCGGGCCGTACGCGCCCGCGGTGATCGGCGACTACGTCGCCGGCACGAACCACGTGCTCCCGACCAACGGCACCGCGCGCTTCGCGAGCGCGCTGCGCGTGTCGAGCTTCCAGAAGCACATTCACGTCGTGAGCCTCGACCGCGCCGCGCTCGACCGCGTCGGCCCGTACGTCACGACGCTCGCCGCGAGCGAAGGCCTCGACGCGCACGCGCAGACCATCGAGGTCCGCCGGCGCGAGGACCCCTCGTGA
- a CDS encoding GNAT family N-acetyltransferase — protein MSIDLRVAHTDELERFARLREQGYAIPVNQRSGWIERVSTTGRTERLVGAFDGDRLVGMLNVLAFEQWFGGRAVPMGGVASVVVAPEERGRGIAPRMLAFALTLMAERGEVVSTLGPATTWAYRKCGWELAGHYGVVSVRTADLVGLAEGSTRERRATTADRDGMIAAYDRAAPSHPGFLARPTWLWDERLEDAPNRFTYVVERDARIEGYVTYNESAVPRGINVWVDDLVGTDADAQRTLWRHLGAHLAQAEHVTVAGVPLDALEHLLPEQRIKPLGQQVWMTRILDVVGAIAARGFAPAARADVSFRLRDPFAPGNEGSWRLIVEDGRGRIEPAATEPDAVLTVNGLGALYTGWSSSAVLLDSGMAQGLSAAEAITLDAVFSGRRPVMSDDF, from the coding sequence ATGAGCATCGACCTGCGCGTCGCGCACACCGACGAGCTCGAGCGCTTCGCGCGATTGCGCGAGCAGGGCTACGCGATCCCCGTGAACCAGCGGTCGGGTTGGATCGAGCGCGTGTCGACGACGGGGCGCACCGAGCGGCTCGTCGGCGCGTTCGACGGCGATCGGCTCGTCGGCATGTTGAACGTGCTCGCGTTCGAGCAGTGGTTCGGCGGGCGCGCGGTGCCGATGGGCGGTGTCGCGTCGGTCGTCGTCGCGCCCGAGGAGCGCGGGCGGGGAATCGCGCCGCGGATGCTCGCGTTCGCGCTCACGCTCATGGCCGAGCGCGGCGAGGTCGTCAGCACGCTCGGTCCCGCGACGACTTGGGCGTACCGCAAGTGCGGCTGGGAGCTCGCCGGGCACTACGGCGTGGTGAGCGTCCGCACCGCGGATCTCGTCGGTCTCGCCGAAGGCTCGACGCGCGAGCGCCGCGCGACCACCGCGGACCGCGACGGCATGATCGCCGCGTACGACCGCGCCGCGCCGAGTCATCCCGGTTTCCTCGCGCGCCCGACCTGGTTGTGGGACGAGCGGCTGGAGGACGCCCCGAACCGCTTCACCTACGTCGTCGAGCGCGACGCGCGCATCGAGGGTTACGTCACCTACAACGAGAGCGCGGTGCCGCGCGGGATCAACGTGTGGGTCGACGATCTCGTCGGCACCGACGCCGACGCGCAGCGCACCTTGTGGCGGCACCTCGGCGCGCACCTCGCGCAGGCCGAGCACGTCACCGTCGCCGGAGTTCCGCTCGACGCGCTCGAGCACCTGCTGCCGGAGCAACGGATCAAGCCGCTCGGTCAGCAGGTCTGGATGACGCGCATCCTCGACGTCGTGGGCGCGATCGCGGCGCGCGGGTTCGCGCCGGCGGCGCGCGCCGACGTGAGCTTCCGGTTGCGCGATCCGTTCGCGCCGGGCAACGAGGGCAGTTGGCGATTGATCGTCGAGGACGGTCGCGGACGCATCGAGCCGGCTGCGACCGAGCCCGACGCGGTGCTCACCGTCAACGGCCTGGGCGCCCTCTACACGGGGTGGTCGTCGAGCGCGGTGTTGCTCGACTCGGGGATGGCGCAAGGCCTGTCGGCCGCCGAGGCCATCACGCTGGACGCCGTCTTCTCGGGCCGCCGGCCCGTCATGTCCGACGACTTCTAG
- the nth gene encoding endonuclease III, which yields MARPRGAKSRAEIVRERLAELYPDVRCALVHENPFELLVATILSAQSTDVRVNMETPALFAEFPAPADLAVADPDRVETLIHATGFFRAKTKSIIGMAQAVVERFDGEVPTELEDLVTLPGVGRKTGNVVRSVAFDLPGLPVDTHVTRLSHRLKLTNEKDPVKIEFDLNALVAPEERGRYSLRLIEHGRRICDARKPRCDECVLNDVCPSAFTFVKKAPVKKKTVANKKKAVKRA from the coding sequence GTGGCCCGTCCCCGTGGAGCGAAGTCGCGGGCCGAGATCGTGCGCGAGCGCCTCGCCGAGCTCTACCCCGACGTGCGGTGCGCGCTGGTGCACGAGAATCCGTTCGAGCTGCTCGTCGCGACGATCCTCTCGGCCCAGTCGACCGACGTGCGCGTGAACATGGAGACGCCCGCGCTGTTCGCGGAGTTCCCGGCGCCGGCCGACCTCGCGGTGGCCGATCCCGACCGGGTCGAGACGCTCATCCACGCGACCGGGTTCTTCCGCGCCAAGACGAAGAGCATCATCGGGATGGCCCAGGCCGTCGTCGAGCGCTTCGACGGTGAGGTGCCCACCGAGCTCGAAGACCTCGTGACGCTGCCCGGCGTCGGCCGCAAGACCGGCAATGTGGTGCGCTCGGTCGCCTTCGATCTTCCGGGACTGCCGGTCGACACGCACGTGACCCGCCTCTCGCACCGGCTGAAGCTCACGAACGAGAAGGATCCGGTGAAGATCGAGTTCGACCTCAACGCGCTCGTCGCGCCGGAGGAGCGGGGTCGCTATTCGCTGCGGCTCATCGAGCACGGTCGCCGCATCTGCGACGCGCGCAAGCCGAGATGCGACGAGTGCGTGCTCAACGACGTCTGCCCGTCGGCGTTCACGTTCGTGAAGAAAGCACCCGTGAAGAAGAAGACGGTCGCGAACAAGAAGAAGGCAGTGAAGCGCGCATGA
- the mshD gene encoding mycothiol synthase: MAGPEIVVTGPHDRDAIAALDHAVHEATGHPALGAAVWRDLASPGADSVGLLARHDGRADAYLHVARSDTFAPQHWVLGLAASPSTADGAVARLLDAATDHVAGRGGGEVVVWRFDPTPGDDAALVAQGFEAQRDLYQMRVPLPLAETARFPDSVTVRTFEPGHDEDAWLTVNNAAFGNHPDQGGWVRSTLERRMAEPWFDPTLFLLAEDDAGLAGFDWLKVHEPDGRDPRIGEIFVIGVDPAHQGLGLGRSLAVEGLARVAARGITTGMLFVAAENAAALALYRSLGFTVHRTDRAYARTVAAR; encoded by the coding sequence ATGGCGGGACCGGAGATCGTCGTCACCGGTCCGCACGACCGCGACGCGATCGCAGCCCTCGATCACGCAGTACACGAAGCGACCGGACATCCCGCGCTCGGCGCGGCCGTGTGGCGCGACCTCGCGTCGCCGGGCGCTGATTCCGTCGGGCTGCTCGCGCGCCACGACGGGCGCGCCGACGCGTATCTGCACGTCGCGCGCAGCGACACGTTCGCGCCGCAGCACTGGGTGCTCGGACTCGCCGCGTCGCCGTCGACCGCCGACGGCGCGGTCGCGCGCCTGCTCGACGCCGCGACCGATCACGTCGCCGGACGCGGCGGCGGCGAGGTCGTCGTGTGGCGCTTCGACCCGACCCCGGGCGACGACGCGGCCCTCGTCGCGCAGGGCTTCGAAGCGCAGCGCGATCTGTACCAGATGCGCGTCCCGCTCCCCCTCGCCGAAACCGCGCGGTTTCCCGACTCGGTCACGGTCCGCACGTTCGAGCCCGGCCACGACGAGGACGCGTGGCTCACGGTGAACAACGCCGCGTTCGGGAACCACCCCGATCAGGGCGGGTGGGTGCGCAGCACGCTCGAGCGGCGCATGGCCGAGCCGTGGTTCGACCCGACTCTGTTCCTGCTCGCCGAGGACGACGCCGGCCTCGCCGGCTTCGACTGGCTCAAGGTCCACGAGCCCGACGGGCGCGACCCGCGCATCGGCGAGATCTTCGTCATCGGCGTCGACCCCGCGCACCAGGGCCTCGGGCTCGGACGCTCGCTCGCGGTCGAGGGGCTCGCGCGCGTCGCGGCGCGCGGCATCACCACCGGCATGCTCTTCGTCGCGGCCGAGAACGCGGCCGCGCTCGCGCTGTACCGCTCACTCGGCTTCACCGTGCATCGCACCGACCGCGCCTACGCGCGCACGGTCGCAGCCCGATGA